Proteins from one Erinaceus europaeus unplaced genomic scaffold, mEriEur2.1 scaffold_958, whole genome shotgun sequence genomic window:
- the LOC132536445 gene encoding transmembrane protein 132B-like — protein sequence PGLAFTPLRFPFSTGTEGRGVPESLHRFSSLPAYLPASLQIAQAQESFFLKEANQDLTRNASLQARVESFFIYRARMPPTVNVTYGPFSAEKGVPPELLLLPSSPFGEMEKFHFNWKVRAHILDTAIYSNRPKVQTLFYVTGMDWEDAGLEDELPCIRMFAFPEAREVAAGCRLQGVPGLCVAELELLPEWFSSGLDLEPEEEIPALLGGTAMELFFALYPVDSTGQCPQAEAAKWENNIHSEQDGPPQAARERIGSVVVYPTQDDLKWSLLSLDRNIVLSVPLNLVREGDTATFLVSLTSGSVADHFTLR from the coding sequence GACCTGGCTTGGCCTTCACTCCCCTTCGCTTCCCTTTCTCCACAGGGACGGAGGGGCGTGGAGTCCCCGAGAGCTTGCACAGATTCTCCTCGCTCCCCGCCTATCTCCCGGCCAGCCTGCAGATCGCTCAGGCTCAGGAGTCCTTCTTCCTCAAAGAAGCCAACCAGGACCTCACGAGGAACGCCAGCCTGCAGGCCCGGGTGGAGTCCTTCTTCATCTACCGCGCCAGGATGCCCCCGACGGTCAATGTCACCTACGGCCCCTTCTCAGCTGAGAAGGGGGTCCCCCCGGAgctcctgctgctgccctccagcccctttggggagatggagaagttCCACTTCAACTGGAAGGTGAGAGCCCACATCCTGGACACCGCCATCTACTCCAACCGGCCCAAGGTGCAGACGCTGTTCTATGTCACCGGCATGGACTGGGAGGACGCCGGCCTGGAGGACGAGCTGCCCTGCATTAGGATGTTTGCCTTCCCTGAGGCCCGAGAGGTGGCCGCCGGCTGCCGGCTACAGGGGGTGCCTGGGCTGTGCGTGGCGGAGCTGGAGCTGCTGCCCGAGTGGTTCAGCTCCGGGCTGGACCTGGAGCCCGAGGAGGAGATCCCGGCTCTGCTGGGGGGCACAGCCATGGAGCTCTTCTTCGCGCTCTACCCGGTGGACTCAACCGGCCAGTGTCCCCAGGCGGAGGCCGCCAAGTGGGAGAACAATATCCACTCGGAGCAGGACGGGCCCCCACAGGCTGCGCGGGAGAGGATCGGCAGCGTGGTGGTGTATCCCACCCAGGACGACCTCAAGTGGTCCCTGCTGAGCCTGGACCGCAACATCGTTCTGTCCGTGCCACTCAACCTGGTGCGGGAAGGGGACACGGCCACCTTCCTGGTGTCTCTGACCAGTGGCTCCGTGGCAGACCACTTCACCCTCAGGTAA